A single Leptospira barantonii DNA region contains:
- a CDS encoding ATP-binding protein, whose amino-acid sequence MKKNDIFSTDHPTANGRTDDPFRSSFTKNLIGKKQKLGIRTRISVILAALLSVGALLVTTINSVVAYQRLKQEAESGARLASEKYTREISQFLNVGLGAVRSFKSVLEKTRPNRPMLAEAFGGFLHIQPDYFGVWAVFEPNAFDGLDNSYRNTKGHDASGRFVPYINRALDDDKLVYENCVNYEDPGPKGLYYSVPRQTQKEFLTEPTSYLVSGKWILMVSIVAPVFRDSKFAGVVGVDVTIERMQTKIGSIRPFRNQGYLAFLSPDGSFAANGKDPSTVGKLIAEPSERKRITEGIASGQPFLENKDGFTHYYYPVLLGDAPRPWAVRVSIPDSLYSGDLIYLWFISLVSTFVILGFILLTLRFSFDRYVLKGLSKAIAYSEQIAKGNLTARAHYPREDEIGALLGAMDKMREDLSMYLEERIATQAALRESEEIRKRNELIEAQKKHLEEALENLRKAQNQLLHSVRMATLGQLSAGISHELNNPLGAIKASNQTLLASVPKMRSMLPTVHSILSLASPEERDLYVSFIDACRKGDSGIAGLEVRRRRKKISDTLKEWNVPNSDALADTIADMGVENLPETYKPLFQMTNRETLLEYIYLEEIYFRNSDTIRVSVDRASKILFELRNYSEAGDETAVKRVHIEETLETVFTVYQHYIRRGVDLTRSIEEIPPVLCVREEIVQIWTHLIFNALQAMQFKGKLTVRLFQEEDEAVVEIEDNGPGIPDDIRDKIFEPFFTTKDTGEGSGLGLDLVRKLLDKNEGRIELSTEPGKTIFRVFLPIN is encoded by the coding sequence ATGAAAAAGAACGATATTTTTTCCACAGACCATCCTACTGCGAACGGAAGAACGGACGATCCGTTTCGAAGTTCCTTTACGAAGAATCTGATCGGGAAAAAACAAAAGCTCGGAATTAGAACCAGAATTTCCGTAATACTCGCCGCACTTTTGTCCGTGGGCGCACTTCTCGTAACCACGATCAATTCCGTCGTCGCTTATCAAAGACTTAAACAGGAAGCGGAATCGGGAGCCAGACTCGCTTCCGAAAAATACACCAGAGAAATATCACAATTTTTGAATGTAGGTTTGGGGGCGGTGCGAAGTTTCAAATCCGTTCTGGAAAAAACGAGACCGAATCGACCCATGTTGGCGGAAGCTTTCGGCGGATTTCTTCATATTCAACCCGACTACTTCGGGGTTTGGGCGGTGTTCGAACCGAACGCTTTCGACGGCTTGGACAATTCTTATAGAAATACAAAAGGACACGACGCTTCGGGAAGATTCGTTCCTTATATCAACCGAGCTTTGGACGATGACAAATTGGTATATGAGAATTGTGTAAACTACGAAGACCCCGGTCCCAAAGGACTTTATTATTCCGTTCCGAGACAAACACAAAAGGAATTTCTCACGGAACCCACGAGCTATCTCGTTTCCGGAAAATGGATTCTGATGGTTTCCATCGTTGCTCCCGTGTTTAGGGATTCGAAGTTTGCCGGGGTGGTCGGCGTCGACGTTACGATCGAAAGAATGCAGACCAAAATCGGTTCGATTCGTCCGTTTCGAAATCAGGGATACTTGGCCTTTCTTTCTCCGGATGGTTCCTTTGCCGCAAACGGAAAAGATCCTTCGACCGTCGGCAAGTTGATCGCAGAACCTTCGGAAAGAAAAAGAATCACGGAAGGAATCGCTTCGGGTCAGCCCTTTCTCGAAAACAAGGACGGTTTTACGCATTACTACTATCCGGTTTTATTGGGTGACGCGCCTAGACCCTGGGCGGTCCGAGTTTCCATTCCAGATTCATTATATTCAGGAGATCTAATTTATCTTTGGTTCATCTCGCTCGTATCGACTTTCGTAATTCTCGGTTTCATTCTTCTAACGCTTAGATTCTCCTTTGATCGATACGTTCTAAAAGGACTTTCCAAAGCGATCGCCTATTCCGAACAGATCGCAAAGGGAAATCTTACCGCAAGGGCGCATTATCCGAGAGAGGACGAAATCGGCGCACTTCTAGGCGCGATGGATAAAATGCGCGAGGATCTTTCCATGTATCTCGAGGAAAGAATCGCGACACAAGCCGCGCTTCGGGAAAGCGAAGAAATTCGAAAAAGAAACGAACTCATTGAAGCGCAAAAAAAACATCTGGAAGAAGCCCTTGAAAATCTCAGAAAGGCGCAGAACCAACTTCTTCATTCCGTGAGAATGGCGACACTCGGACAACTTTCGGCGGGAATCAGTCACGAACTCAACAATCCGCTCGGTGCGATCAAAGCTTCCAATCAAACACTTCTCGCTTCCGTTCCTAAGATGAGATCCATGCTTCCGACGGTGCACTCCATTCTTTCCCTCGCTTCGCCCGAAGAAAGAGATCTTTACGTCTCTTTTATCGACGCTTGCAGAAAAGGAGATTCGGGAATCGCGGGACTCGAGGTGAGAAGGAGAAGAAAAAAGATCAGCGATACATTAAAAGAATGGAATGTTCCGAATTCGGACGCGTTAGCCGACACCATCGCGGACATGGGGGTCGAAAATCTTCCGGAAACGTATAAGCCCTTGTTTCAAATGACAAATCGTGAAACGCTTTTGGAATATATCTACTTAGAAGAAATCTATTTTCGAAATTCGGATACGATCCGCGTTTCGGTGGATCGGGCTTCCAAGATTCTTTTTGAGTTGAGAAATTATTCCGAAGCGGGAGACGAAACCGCGGTCAAGAGGGTTCACATCGAGGAAACCCTGGAAACCGTTTTTACGGTGTATCAGCACTATATTCGTCGAGGGGTTGATCTGACCCGATCCATCGAGGAGATTCCGCCAGTCCTTTGTGTTCGGGAAGAAATCGTTCAGATCTGGACGCATCTGATCTTCAACGCTCTACAAGCGATGCAGTTTAAGGGAAAACTTACGGTTCGTCTTTTTCAAGAAGAGGATGAAGCGGTCGTGGAAATAGAGGACAACGGACCCGGAATTCCCGATGACATTCGCGATAAAATCTTCGAACCTTTCTTTACGACCAAAGACACGGGAGAAGGAAGCGGACTCGGACTCGATCTGGTTCGTAAACTTCTCGATAAAAACGAGGGAAGAATCGAATTGTCTACCGAACCGGGGAAAACAATTTTTCGAGTATTCCTTCCTATAAATTAG